Proteins from a genomic interval of Lolium perenne isolate Kyuss_39 chromosome 1, Kyuss_2.0, whole genome shotgun sequence:
- the LOC127294331 gene encoding uncharacterized protein translates to MEPAGGSADRRGAGSGASAGPAASGFRRYGLNFSASSLLQAPLAALLEYSGVVPAGPGPQTPQQALPSSSSTESDGLLSAAAAGDGEVSIRIQGDPDAPPATAAGTPPQDSIEATAASDVDPASVAGRGAAADAEASAGGGGSGGATGNGAGDRAYQRYDVHHVARWIEQILPFSLLLLVVFIRQHLQGFFVTIWIAAVMFKSNDILKKQTALKGERKVAMLVGITVIFVIHVFGIYWWYRNDDLLRPLFMLPPKDIPPFWHAIFIIMVNDTMVRQAAMTVKCMLLMYYKNSRGRNYRRQGQMLTLVEYLLLLYRALLPTPVWYRFFLNKEYGSLFSSLTTGLYLTFKLTSVVEKVQSFLSAVKALSRKDVHYGSYATSEQAVAAGDMCAICQEKMHVPVLLRCKHIFCEDCVSEWFERERTCPLCRALVKPADIRSFGDGSTSLFFQLF, encoded by the exons ATGGAGCCGGCGGGAGGCTCCGCCGATCGCCGGGGTGCCGGGTCCGGCGCCTCCGCCGGTCCTGCGGCTTCCGGCTTCCGCCGGTACGGCCTCAATTTCTCCGCCTCCAGCCTGCTCCAGGCTCCGCTCGCCGCGCTCCTCGAGTACTCAGGCGTCGTGCCCGCCGGGCCCGGCCCACAGACGCCGCAGCAGGCgctcccttcctcctcctccactgagTCGGACGGCCTACTTTCCGCTGCCGCCGCCGGGGACGGCGAGGTCTCGATTCGGATCCAGGGCGACCCGGACGCGCCGCCCGCCACGGCGGCAGGGACCCCGCCGCAGGACTCGATTGAGGCCACCGCCGCCTCCGACGTTGACCCGGCCTCCGTGGCGGGGAGGGGAGCCGCTGCCGACGCGGAGGcaagcgccggcggcggcggcagtggcGGAGCGACGGGGAATGGGGCCGGGGACCGCGCGTACCAGCGGTACGACGTGCACCACGTCGCTCGGTGGATCGAGCAGATACTGCCGTTCTCGCTGCTCTTGCTCGTCGTCTTCATACGCCAGCATCTCCAAG GTTTCTTTGTCACGATTTGGATTGCTGCTGTAATGTTCAAGTCAAATGATATATTGAAGAAGCAAACAGCTTTGAAG GGTGAGAGAAAAGTTGCTATGCTGGTTGGAATCACCGTAATTTTCGTGATCCATGTGTTTGGCATATATTGGTGGTATAGGAACGATGATCTTCTTAGACCTCTGTTCATGCTTCCTCCAAAAGATATACCACCATTCTGGCATGCAATTTTTATCATCATGGTCAATG ATACAATGGTCCGCCAGGCAGCAATGACCGTCAAGTGCATGCTACTTATGTACTACAAGAATAGCAGAGGTCGTAACTACCGTAGGCAG GGACAAATGCTAACGCTTGTGGAGTACCTTCTGCTTCTATATCGAGCTTTATTGCCAACTCCTGTTTGGTACCGGTTCTTTCTGAACAAGGAATATGGAAGTCTGTTCTCATCTTTAACCACCGGTCTTTACCTGACTTTCAAGTTGACTTCCGTAGTTGAGAAG GTTCAATCATTCTTATCTGCAGTGAAGGCATTGTCACGTAAAGATGTGCATTATGGGTCTTATGCGACATCAGAACAG GCAGTCGCTGCTGGTGACATGTGTGCCATCTGCCAGGAGAAGATGCATGTTCCTGTTCTCCTTCGGTGTAAACATATTTTCTGTGAGGATTGTGTCTCTGAATG GTTTGAGCGAGAACGAACTTGTCCCTTGTGTAGAGCACTGGTAAAGCCTGCTGATATTCGGTCATTTGGCGATGGTTCTACAAGTCTGTTCTTCCAGTTGTTTTAG